The following proteins are encoded in a genomic region of Entelurus aequoreus isolate RoL-2023_Sb linkage group LG01, RoL_Eaeq_v1.1, whole genome shotgun sequence:
- the LOC133646078 gene encoding LOW QUALITY PROTEIN: MARCO-like protein (The sequence of the model RefSeq protein was modified relative to this genomic sequence to represent the inferred CDS: substituted 7 bases at 7 genomic stop codons) — protein sequence MLEGKPGSXSKEEKPGSXSKEEKPGETWVLIQGRKTWEEKPGSXSKEEKTGSXSKEEKPGSXSKEGKPGSXSKEEKPGSXSKEEKTES from the exons ATGCTA GAAGGGAAACCTGGGTCCTGATCCAAGGAAGAGAAACCTGGGTCCTGATCCAAGGAAGAGAAACCTGG AGAAACCTGGGTCCTGATCCAAGGAAGAAAAACCTGG GAAGAGAAACCTGGGTCCTGATCCAAGGAAGAGAAAACTGGGTCCTGATCCAAGGAAGAGAAACCTGGGTCCTGATCCAAGGAAGGGAAACCTGGGTCCTGATCAAAGGAAGAGAAACCTGGGTCCTGATCCAAGGAAGAGAAAACTGAGTCCTGA